In the genome of Fulvivirga maritima, one region contains:
- a CDS encoding ATP-dependent Clp protease adaptor ClpS, translating into MDFGYKEEELVDVLEDVEGVRDLMVFNDDVNTFDHVIETLVRVCKHSTTQAEQCAYIIHYTGKCSVKKGAFADLKPMKEAICEVGIDAQVV; encoded by the coding sequence ATGGATTTTGGATATAAAGAAGAAGAATTAGTTGATGTTTTAGAGGATGTGGAGGGTGTACGTGACCTCATGGTGTTCAATGATGACGTGAATACTTTTGATCACGTAATCGAAACATTGGTGAGAGTATGCAAGCACAGTACTACTCAGGCTGAGCAGTGCGCATATATTATCCACTACACTGGCAAATGCTCTGTGAAAAAAGGTGCTTTTGCTGATCTTAAGCCTATGAAAGAGGCTATTTGTGAGGTGGGTATCGATGCTCAGGTAGTCTAA
- the recR gene encoding recombination mediator RecR: MEYPSKLIEQAVEEISKLPGIGKKTALRLALYLLKESEDQTLALSHALNELRQNIRYCKYCHNISDDDVCNICASHRRDKSIICVVEDTRDVMAIENTSQYTGLYHVLGGVISPIEGVGPSDLNIDALVNRVKDAQGGVKEVIFALSSTMEGDTTTFYLTKKLKEYQVSLSTIARGIPIGGELEYADEITLGRSILSRTAYAKD, from the coding sequence ATGGAATACCCTTCTAAATTAATAGAGCAGGCCGTGGAAGAAATTTCTAAGCTTCCAGGCATAGGAAAAAAAACAGCACTGAGGTTGGCTCTTTATTTATTAAAGGAATCTGAAGATCAGACGCTTGCCCTTTCTCATGCGCTCAATGAGCTGAGACAAAACATTCGCTATTGTAAATACTGTCATAACATCTCTGATGATGATGTGTGTAATATCTGTGCCAGCCACAGACGCGATAAATCTATCATTTGTGTGGTGGAAGATACCAGAGATGTGATGGCCATTGAGAACACCTCGCAATATACTGGCTTGTATCATGTGCTGGGTGGGGTAATCTCTCCAATAGAAGGAGTAGGCCCTTCAGATCTGAATATAGATGCTCTGGTAAATAGAGTAAAAGATGCTCAGGGCGGAGTGAAAGAAGTGATTTTTGCGCTGAGCTCTACTATGGAAGGAGATACCACCACTTTTTATCTAACCAAAAAGCTTAAAGAATACCAAGTGTCATTAAGTACCATCGCCAGAGGTATACCTATTGGAGGTGAGCTTGAGTACGCAGATGAAATAACTCTTGGCAGAAGTATTTTGAGTAGGACTGCTTACGCAAAAGACTGA
- a CDS encoding pyridoxal phosphate-dependent aminotransferase gives MSELLTFQLSDRIANMEESATLAMAAKAREFKSKGINVISLSLGEPDFKTPKHIQDGAKQAIDEGKYFAYPPVPGYQDLREAIVKKFKEENNISYQPENIVVSNGAKQSIANVMFALLNPGDEVVVYSPYWVSYSALIQLAEGKPVFIKGGIENEFKASAQQLREAITDKTKAVIFSSPCNPTGSVFTRKELEEMSQVILEHDNIMVIADEIYEHINYTEEKVSIASLPGMVDRTVTVNGFAKGFAMTGWRVGYIGAPAWLAKGCTKMQGQFTSANCSIAQRAALTALTSDLGPTFEMKKAYEERRQLVFDLLSDIPGIKTNMPKGAFYFFPDVSSYFGKSADGVQINNASELCMYILDKAHVSLVTGEAFGDPNCIRLSYAASEAELKEALKKIKEVLSLLS, from the coding sequence ATGAGTGAATTACTAACCTTTCAATTGTCTGACAGAATTGCAAACATGGAAGAATCCGCAACTTTAGCTATGGCAGCTAAGGCCAGGGAATTTAAGTCCAAGGGAATAAATGTTATTAGTCTTAGCCTGGGAGAGCCTGACTTCAAGACCCCTAAGCATATTCAAGATGGAGCCAAACAGGCGATTGATGAAGGTAAGTACTTTGCCTATCCTCCAGTACCTGGTTATCAGGATCTGAGAGAGGCTATCGTTAAGAAATTTAAAGAAGAAAATAACATCTCTTATCAGCCGGAAAACATAGTAGTATCTAATGGTGCTAAGCAGTCTATTGCTAACGTTATGTTTGCCTTGCTTAATCCTGGAGATGAAGTGGTAGTGTACTCTCCTTACTGGGTAAGCTATTCTGCACTTATTCAACTAGCAGAAGGTAAGCCCGTGTTTATTAAAGGAGGAATAGAAAATGAATTTAAAGCCTCTGCTCAGCAATTAAGAGAGGCTATTACTGATAAAACAAAAGCGGTAATCTTTTCATCTCCATGTAACCCTACAGGTTCTGTATTTACCAGAAAAGAGCTTGAAGAAATGTCTCAGGTTATACTTGAGCATGATAATATCATGGTTATTGCTGATGAAATTTATGAGCACATCAACTATACTGAAGAGAAAGTGAGCATCGCTTCTCTACCTGGTATGGTAGATAGAACTGTAACTGTAAACGGTTTTGCTAAAGGTTTCGCTATGACCGGCTGGAGAGTAGGTTATATAGGAGCACCTGCATGGTTAGCTAAAGGCTGTACTAAAATGCAAGGACAGTTTACTTCTGCTAACTGCTCTATAGCTCAGAGAGCTGCACTTACTGCACTTACTAGTGATCTAGGTCCTACTTTTGAAATGAAAAAGGCCTATGAAGAGCGTAGACAATTAGTATTTGATCTGCTATCTGATATACCTGGCATTAAAACTAATATGCCTAAAGGAGCTTTTTACTTCTTTCCAGATGTAAGCAGCTATTTCGGTAAATCAGCTGATGGCGTTCAAATAAACAATGCTTCAGAGCTTTGTATGTACATTTTAGATAAAGCGCATGTTTCTTTAGTTACAGGAGAAGCCTTTGGAGATCCTAACTGTATCCGTTTATCTTATGCAGCATCTGAGGCAGAGTTGAAAGAAGCTCTTAAGAAAATTAAAGAAGTGTTGAGCCTATTATCATAA
- a CDS encoding bifunctional heptose 7-phosphate kinase/heptose 1-phosphate adenyltransferase, with product MSYRSVEEIFESFNKLKVLIIGDVMVDAYIWGVVERISPEAPVPVVRTTKRDFRLGGAANVALNVQSLGATPLLCAVVGDDDSGKRFIGRLEEKVISAEGIVVSSSRPTTVKTRVMSAHQHVVRVDEETDALLNKKEEAAVAQKIEELMQQADVVIFEDYDKGVLSKGLISKTVELARAKGIPTVVDPKKRNFLHYKKVTFFKPNLKELKEGLKVDFEKHDQKAIEKSVEQLTQKLESEGSLITLSERGVFISYKGEKHLVPAHMREISDVSGAGDTVISIAAMCVALGLPPFLIAALSNLGGGLVCEHIGVVPINKTSLLKEASKQGWI from the coding sequence ATGTCGTACCGCTCAGTAGAAGAGATATTCGAGTCATTTAATAAACTAAAGGTATTAATTATAGGCGATGTTATGGTAGACGCCTATATATGGGGAGTGGTGGAGAGAATTTCTCCTGAAGCTCCCGTGCCTGTAGTGAGAACCACAAAGAGAGATTTTAGACTGGGCGGTGCAGCTAATGTGGCGCTGAATGTTCAATCATTAGGTGCCACTCCTTTATTATGTGCCGTAGTAGGTGATGATGATAGTGGTAAAAGATTTATTGGCCGGCTCGAAGAAAAGGTTATTTCTGCAGAAGGAATAGTAGTGAGCAGTAGCCGACCCACTACCGTTAAGACCAGGGTGATGAGCGCTCACCAGCACGTAGTGAGGGTAGATGAGGAGACAGACGCCTTACTTAATAAAAAAGAAGAAGCCGCTGTAGCGCAAAAAATTGAAGAGCTAATGCAGCAGGCCGATGTGGTGATCTTTGAAGATTATGACAAGGGTGTGCTCAGCAAAGGGCTTATTAGTAAGACCGTGGAGCTGGCTCGTGCCAAAGGAATACCTACCGTGGTGGACCCAAAAAAGAGAAACTTTCTGCACTATAAAAAGGTCACATTCTTTAAGCCTAACTTAAAGGAGCTGAAAGAAGGTCTGAAAGTGGATTTTGAAAAGCATGATCAAAAGGCCATTGAAAAATCTGTAGAGCAGCTCACTCAAAAACTTGAGAGCGAAGGTAGCCTGATAACACTTTCTGAAAGAGGTGTTTTTATATCCTATAAAGGCGAAAAACACTTAGTGCCTGCTCATATGAGAGAAATATCTGATGTTTCTGGTGCCGGTGATACTGTAATAAGTATAGCAGCTATGTGTGTGGCTCTGGGTTTACCACCATTTTTAATAGCCGCATTATCTAATCTGGGTGGAGGCTTGGTGTGTGAGCACATAGGTGTAGTGCCCATTAATAAAACTTCCCTTTTAAAAGAAGCTTCAAAACAAGGCTGGATCTAA
- a CDS encoding carboxypeptidase-like regulatory domain-containing protein translates to MRLLCFLILLLLSPVLAQAQATITISGKIVDEETNDPLVFASVGIKGESISTVSNALGEFDFHIPADYKNKLLVIRMLGYENVETNIRSLPQQDTIIFALKKAVQLLDEIVIQDSLSGGDIVGIAFSRIDQNYPTTPFLLDGFYRDLKKIGGTYYSLLEAAVKIYDEDYKEPRNKYRLRERVALIEVRKSFGYNNKFTNYFDQNNLLEDLLLNNNIRYRQFPETEGFYKNFKRERITYYNGHRVFVVAANKDYTLKLYIDTKSYAIIRLELDQRYPKDYIIKRKNKAVSKYISDKKVIDFKEYEGKMYLNYMKLISKVNWYDAKTDTLKFETELYQELLINKIHTSPEHRIANTKKMRRYGLQYQDEKYNKSFWENYNVIKDTPLDKEIMADLEKQGDLEDQFDY, encoded by the coding sequence ATGCGCCTGCTTTGCTTTCTAATATTATTACTTTTATCACCCGTTCTAGCTCAAGCTCAGGCTACTATAACCATATCTGGTAAAATAGTAGACGAAGAGACCAATGATCCTCTCGTCTTTGCCTCTGTAGGTATTAAAGGAGAATCTATTAGCACGGTTTCTAACGCACTGGGTGAGTTTGACTTCCATATACCTGCAGATTATAAAAATAAATTATTGGTTATAAGAATGCTCGGGTATGAAAATGTTGAAACCAATATCCGTAGCCTTCCTCAACAAGATACAATAATATTTGCGCTCAAAAAAGCAGTACAGCTACTAGATGAAATTGTTATTCAGGATTCTCTCAGTGGTGGTGATATTGTAGGCATCGCATTTTCCAGAATAGATCAGAACTACCCCACCACGCCCTTTCTTCTGGACGGTTTTTACCGTGACCTGAAAAAAATTGGAGGCACTTATTATTCATTACTGGAAGCTGCCGTGAAAATTTATGATGAAGATTACAAAGAACCCAGAAATAAATACCGCCTTAGAGAACGCGTGGCACTTATAGAAGTGAGAAAAAGTTTTGGATATAATAATAAGTTCACTAACTATTTTGACCAAAACAATCTTTTAGAAGATCTGCTACTCAATAACAATATAAGATATCGTCAATTCCCTGAAACCGAGGGCTTCTATAAGAATTTCAAAAGAGAACGGATTACCTATTATAATGGACATCGGGTTTTTGTGGTGGCTGCTAATAAGGATTATACCTTAAAACTTTATATCGATACCAAGTCATATGCTATCATAAGACTGGAGCTGGATCAGCGCTACCCTAAAGACTACATCATAAAAAGAAAAAACAAAGCGGTAAGTAAATACATCAGTGATAAAAAGGTGATTGACTTTAAGGAATATGAAGGTAAAATGTACCTCAACTATATGAAGCTAATCTCTAAAGTTAACTGGTATGATGCTAAAACAGATACTTTAAAGTTTGAAACGGAGCTCTATCAGGAACTGCTCATCAATAAAATCCATACCTCGCCAGAGCATCGCATAGCGAATACTAAAAAGATGAGAAGATACGGCCTCCAGTATCAGGACGAAAAGTATAACAAAAGCTTTTGGGAAAACTACAACGTAATTAAGGATACACCGCTGGATAAAGAAATAATGGCCGATTTAGAAAAACAGGGGGATTTGGAAGATCAATTCGATTATTGA
- a CDS encoding sensor histidine kinase has product MRIIEKIPRIWKIAYLLICAWYAINYTIGSIMKWQILQPYNNAVLWNGFYLFEAICILIALTFIYSNWLFKFRLPFQVAGHMCGLVVYFMIISYFSYYFDYYLDGRVYLDDWKEYMQDLLSFEAMRFYDQYLITVAVYYVIRYFESLQRKDQEKSELALKNKEMELSLLKSQINPHFLFNTLNSISTLISSNKEKARKVITQLSDVFRYALDSHSGQNVRLIHELDFIENYLKIQQVRFGERLRYVTDVESTCLSVEIPPMVLQPLVENSVKYGIGPKEDGGTIWMIVKRTEFGIYFEITDDGLGINAKKVLDGKSSGVGLKNSDKRLQSTFGKSACLHINAGKYGYSVSFTLPSNWEEVRDKQRKLEAV; this is encoded by the coding sequence TTGAGAATTATAGAGAAGATACCCAGGATTTGGAAGATTGCCTATTTACTGATATGCGCCTGGTATGCTATTAATTATACCATAGGCTCTATTATGAAATGGCAGATACTGCAGCCATATAATAATGCAGTGCTGTGGAATGGGTTTTATCTTTTTGAGGCTATTTGTATTCTTATAGCCCTGACTTTTATCTATAGTAATTGGCTTTTTAAATTTCGTCTGCCTTTTCAGGTAGCAGGGCATATGTGCGGACTGGTCGTGTATTTTATGATCATAAGCTATTTTTCCTACTACTTTGATTATTATTTAGACGGAAGAGTTTATTTAGACGACTGGAAAGAGTACATGCAGGATCTGCTCAGCTTTGAAGCTATGCGGTTTTATGATCAGTACTTAATTACAGTGGCCGTGTATTACGTTATCCGGTATTTTGAAAGCCTGCAGAGGAAAGATCAGGAGAAGAGTGAGTTAGCCTTAAAAAATAAGGAGATGGAACTTTCTTTACTGAAATCACAGATTAATCCGCACTTTCTTTTTAATACGCTGAACTCTATCAGTACGCTAATCAGCTCAAATAAAGAGAAAGCAAGGAAAGTGATCACCCAACTTTCTGATGTTTTCAGGTATGCTTTGGATTCACATTCAGGGCAGAATGTCAGGCTTATTCATGAGCTGGATTTTATTGAAAATTATTTAAAGATACAGCAAGTGCGATTTGGCGAAAGATTACGTTATGTAACTGATGTTGAATCTACTTGTTTAAGTGTGGAAATACCGCCGATGGTATTGCAGCCGTTAGTAGAAAATTCAGTGAAGTATGGCATAGGTCCTAAAGAAGATGGAGGTACCATTTGGATGATTGTAAAACGGACTGAATTTGGAATCTACTTTGAAATTACTGATGACGGACTTGGGATTAATGCAAAGAAGGTGCTTGATGGGAAGTCATCAGGAGTAGGTCTCAAAAATTCTGATAAGAGATTGCAGAGTACTTTTGGGAAGTCTGCTTGTCTGCATATTAATGCAGGTAAATATGGTTATTCTGTTAGCTTTACTTTACCCTCTAACTGGGAAGAAGTGAGAGATAAACAGAGAAAACTGGAAGCGGTGTAA
- a CDS encoding LytR/AlgR family response regulator transcription factor has protein sequence MKIDCLVIDDEKLARDLLLEFLEPYPEIEVIAECSKGQEAVEKIDKLKPKLIFLDVQMPGMNGFDVLEAITHKPYVIFTTAYDQYAIQAFDKNAVDYVLKPLDEERFKLAIKRATDRISAEKSNVEDILMNLQTNKKEDEQYSSHLFVQKSEKLLNLDVNDIVHLEASGDYTVLTTKNDQYLSSSGIGKLEEKLDPNKFIRIHRSTIINLSYLKEIEKHFNGGLIVKMENGKSFPVSRTYAKQIRKKVV, from the coding sequence ATGAAGATAGATTGCTTAGTTATAGATGATGAAAAATTGGCCCGGGATTTATTATTAGAATTTCTGGAGCCATACCCTGAAATAGAGGTGATAGCCGAGTGCTCTAAGGGCCAGGAGGCGGTAGAGAAAATAGATAAGCTAAAGCCTAAACTTATATTTTTGGATGTTCAAATGCCAGGTATGAACGGTTTTGATGTGCTTGAGGCTATTACCCACAAGCCATATGTGATCTTTACCACGGCATATGATCAGTATGCGATACAGGCGTTTGATAAAAATGCAGTTGATTATGTGTTGAAGCCTTTGGATGAGGAGCGGTTTAAGCTAGCCATAAAAAGAGCAACTGACAGAATATCAGCAGAGAAGTCAAATGTGGAAGACATATTGATGAACCTGCAAACTAATAAAAAGGAAGACGAGCAGTATAGCAGCCATCTCTTTGTGCAGAAATCTGAGAAGTTACTTAATCTGGATGTAAATGATATTGTGCATCTTGAAGCTTCAGGTGATTATACTGTGCTTACCACTAAGAATGATCAGTATTTGAGTTCTTCCGGTATTGGTAAGTTGGAAGAAAAGCTGGATCCTAATAAGTTCATAAGAATACACCGCTCTACCATTATTAACCTTAGCTATCTGAAAGAAATAGAGAAGCACTTTAATGGAGGCTTAATTGTGAAGATGGAGAATGGAAAGAGCTTCCCTGTAAGTAGAACTTATGCTAAGCAGATAAGGAAAAAAGTAGTCTGA
- a CDS encoding alanine/glycine:cation symporter family protein has product MQTLNDFLVLIDSYIGSAWWFPYALLGTGLFFTLYLGFPQIRYFGHALRIVTGKYDKDGDQGDATHFQALATALSGTVGTGNIGGVALAIHLGGPGALFWMLITAFLGMTTKFVEVTLSHKYREKDETGRIAGGPMYYMKNAEFKMFGKKFHLGWLGGIFAFATILSSFGTGNLPQINQIASSIFASFGLTQWITGAVLSVILALVILGGIKRIVKVTEKLVPGMAILYFLGALAVIFTNYENIVPSFISIFEDVLTGSAAAGGFLGANFAFAFNRGVNRGLFSNEAGQGSAPIAHAAAKAHEPVSEGMVAILEPFIDTIIICTLTGLVLLSSGAWKDKVHNQFEYTELDILTSKFDETKPEDRKKLYDYLVNDQEMTKYTGDLEIKDGEIISDVTLVHSRSFADNVEVLGADGPYTGVLKVEDGDVIDPDRSIAFWGESLVHSAPLTAEAFRRSFLGKYGEYIVTFGLLLFAFSTAISWSYYGDRATTFLFGSKYIVVYRILYIVGFFLASFADTTIIWTLSGITIALMTLPNLIGILLLSKEMKTTVKEYWEDFKTGWPDDKDSKK; this is encoded by the coding sequence ATGCAGACACTTAACGATTTTCTTGTTCTAATTGATAGCTACATAGGTAGTGCTTGGTGGTTTCCATACGCCTTATTAGGAACAGGACTTTTCTTCACTCTTTACCTTGGTTTTCCTCAAATTAGATATTTTGGCCACGCCCTTCGCATAGTTACCGGTAAGTATGACAAAGACGGTGATCAGGGAGATGCCACTCACTTTCAGGCATTAGCTACCGCACTTTCTGGTACAGTAGGTACGGGAAATATAGGAGGGGTAGCACTGGCTATTCACCTTGGCGGTCCCGGAGCTCTGTTTTGGATGCTCATCACAGCCTTCTTAGGTATGACCACCAAATTTGTAGAAGTAACACTTTCTCACAAATACCGAGAAAAGGATGAAACAGGCAGAATTGCTGGTGGACCTATGTATTATATGAAGAATGCAGAGTTTAAGATGTTCGGTAAGAAATTTCACTTAGGATGGCTCGGAGGTATATTCGCATTCGCAACTATTCTTTCTTCTTTCGGTACAGGTAACTTACCTCAAATTAACCAGATAGCCAGTTCTATTTTTGCTTCTTTTGGATTAACACAATGGATCACAGGAGCTGTGTTATCCGTGATTTTGGCTTTGGTAATATTGGGCGGTATTAAAAGGATTGTTAAGGTTACTGAAAAGTTAGTGCCTGGTATGGCTATACTATATTTCTTAGGCGCATTAGCAGTTATATTCACTAACTATGAAAATATAGTGCCTTCATTTATCTCTATTTTTGAAGATGTACTTACCGGTTCTGCAGCTGCAGGAGGTTTCTTAGGGGCTAATTTTGCCTTTGCCTTTAACAGAGGTGTAAACAGAGGCCTTTTTTCTAATGAGGCTGGTCAGGGTTCTGCGCCTATTGCTCACGCCGCAGCCAAAGCGCATGAGCCTGTATCTGAAGGTATGGTAGCTATTTTAGAGCCATTTATTGATACTATTATTATCTGTACACTTACTGGTTTGGTGCTATTGTCTTCTGGCGCATGGAAAGATAAAGTTCACAATCAGTTTGAATATACAGAACTTGATATCCTCACCTCTAAGTTTGATGAAACTAAACCTGAAGATCGTAAGAAGCTTTATGACTACTTAGTGAATGATCAGGAAATGACTAAGTATACTGGTGATTTGGAGATTAAGGATGGTGAAATAATTAGTGATGTTACTTTAGTGCATTCACGTTCATTTGCTGACAATGTAGAGGTGCTTGGTGCTGATGGTCCTTACACTGGAGTATTGAAAGTAGAAGATGGAGATGTGATAGATCCGGACAGGTCTATAGCTTTCTGGGGAGAGTCGCTTGTACACAGTGCACCACTTACCGCGGAGGCCTTTAGAAGAAGCTTCTTAGGTAAATACGGAGAGTATATTGTAACCTTTGGGTTGCTCTTGTTTGCCTTCTCTACCGCTATTTCCTGGTCTTATTATGGAGATAGAGCTACTACCTTCTTATTCGGCAGTAAATACATAGTAGTTTATAGAATATTGTATATAGTAGGGTTCTTCCTGGCGTCGTTTGCTGATACCACTATAATATGGACGCTCTCAGGTATTACCATCGCGCTCATGACATTACCTAACTTAATAGGAATATTGCTTTTGAGCAAAGAAATGAAAACTACGGTAAAAGAATACTGGGAGGACTTTAAAACAGGTTGGCCTGATGATAAAGATTCTAAAAAATAA
- a CDS encoding energy transducer TonB — translation MKDNNHHTEDLLTPELMEKYLNDELSHMERNRVEKLMLNNDFEAEAMEGFEQYDGNMPNDLQALNQQLDSRIKTKKKTFPIWLKVAASLLLIAVALTFVFQYEGVPTQENTAQNSDSSLEKKETTEDQEPAQNTSEQDNSDSLLALQKTPLAAEPIEEESIEPQAPAAASQPAIKARKRILSKDEATPAPPKVSTLDVEEAELSEIAFEADTLIAPTPNLQGRLTGTRIPSNELVKASADVKEPLPNKTPKENFPKVITGVIKDENGSPLAGVNVIIAGTSTGTISDTNGEYTIVSPDNIQSRSLIFSSIGLTSKEISIDDQSEIDVELKNEIAQLSEVVVTGYGKTKRAKSYSKVEPEGGMDAFEQYIEENIQYPKDSLKGNVVITFDVVADGELSNFEIKKSLGKAYDDEAIRLIKEGPAWKPASRNSVSEKENVKVKIKFNPTP, via the coding sequence GTGAAAGATAATAATCACCATACTGAAGATTTACTCACCCCTGAACTCATGGAGAAATACCTCAATGATGAGCTTTCTCATATGGAAAGAAACAGGGTGGAAAAACTTATGCTCAATAATGACTTTGAAGCCGAAGCTATGGAAGGCTTTGAGCAGTATGATGGAAATATGCCTAATGACCTCCAAGCGCTTAACCAACAGCTAGATTCGCGCATTAAAACCAAGAAAAAAACCTTCCCTATCTGGCTAAAAGTAGCCGCTTCTCTCCTTCTGATAGCAGTTGCCCTCACTTTCGTTTTTCAATATGAAGGGGTACCTACTCAAGAAAACACCGCCCAAAACAGTGATTCTTCGCTAGAAAAAAAGGAAACAACAGAAGACCAAGAGCCTGCTCAAAACACTTCAGAACAAGATAATAGCGATTCCTTACTGGCCTTACAAAAGACGCCGTTAGCCGCTGAACCTATAGAAGAAGAAAGCATAGAGCCACAAGCACCTGCTGCTGCTTCTCAACCAGCCATCAAAGCCAGAAAAAGAATATTATCAAAAGATGAAGCTACACCAGCACCTCCTAAAGTAAGTACGCTAGATGTTGAAGAAGCTGAGCTTTCAGAAATTGCTTTTGAAGCTGACACCCTCATAGCTCCCACTCCCAACTTACAAGGCAGGCTCACCGGCACACGCATCCCAAGTAATGAATTAGTAAAGGCCTCCGCCGATGTGAAAGAACCCTTACCTAATAAAACTCCTAAAGAAAACTTCCCTAAAGTAATCACAGGAGTCATAAAAGATGAGAATGGATCTCCACTGGCCGGTGTTAATGTAATTATAGCGGGCACCTCTACCGGCACAATTTCAGACACTAACGGAGAATATACCATTGTCTCTCCTGATAACATTCAGTCCAGATCACTGATTTTTAGCTCTATAGGTCTTACTTCTAAGGAGATCTCCATTGATGATCAAAGTGAGATAGATGTAGAACTTAAGAATGAGATAGCACAACTTTCTGAAGTAGTGGTTACTGGCTATGGTAAGACAAAAAGAGCAAAATCGTATAGCAAAGTAGAGCCCGAAGGCGGCATGGATGCTTTTGAACAATATATTGAAGAAAATATTCAGTACCCAAAAGACAGCTTAAAAGGCAATGTAGTGATCACCTTCGATGTAGTAGCCGATGGTGAGCTATCTAATTTTGAAATAAAGAAGAGCCTAGGCAAAGCTTATGATGATGAGGCCATACGCCTGATAAAAGAAGGGCCAGCCTGGAAACCGGCTAGCCGCAATTCTGTTTCTGAAAAGGAAAACGTGAAGGTTAAAATCAAATTTAACCCCACGCCTTAA
- a CDS encoding RNA polymerase sigma factor, whose product MPKQIADIHEDAPLILEYKNSGDMQVLGVLFKKYMHLVYGVCLKYFKNREESQDAVMQIFEKLVEKLQTQEVDNFKSWLYVLTKNHCLMQLRSAKYKNQQTNKDIDTTHVESDLMVHHNDEPLLEDNLQELEKCIEELQNEQKRCIELFYLENKSYKEVEVATAYDLKKVKSYIQNGKRNLKICMEKNSER is encoded by the coding sequence ATGCCAAAACAAATAGCCGACATACATGAAGATGCTCCGCTTATTCTCGAGTATAAAAACTCAGGAGATATGCAGGTTCTTGGCGTGCTATTTAAAAAATATATGCATCTGGTATATGGTGTCTGCCTTAAGTATTTCAAAAACAGAGAAGAAAGTCAGGATGCGGTTATGCAGATCTTCGAGAAGCTGGTGGAGAAATTACAAACTCAGGAAGTGGATAATTTTAAAAGCTGGCTTTATGTGCTTACCAAAAATCACTGTTTAATGCAGCTTAGGTCTGCTAAATATAAAAATCAACAAACTAACAAAGATATTGACACCACTCATGTGGAATCTGACCTAATGGTGCATCATAATGATGAGCCCCTTTTGGAGGATAATCTTCAGGAATTAGAAAAATGTATAGAAGAACTTCAAAATGAACAGAAAAGGTGTATAGAATTGTTTTATCTTGAAAACAAATCATATAAAGAAGTAGAAGTAGCCACAGCCTATGATTTAAAAAAGGTAAAAAGCTATATTCAAAACGGTAAAAGGAATTTAAAAATATGCATGGAGAAGAATAGTGAAAGATAA